From the genome of Streptomyces sp. NBC_01260, one region includes:
- a CDS encoding alpha-1,4-glucan--maltose-1-phosphate maltosyltransferase: MIGRIPVLDVRPLVDCGRRPAKAVSGETFQVTATVFREGHDAVAANVVLLDPSGRPGPWTPMRELAPGTDRWGADVTPDAEGRWTYTVEAWSDPVATWRHTARIKIPAGIDTVLVLAEGAELYERAAGGVPKRDGREAVLRAVDALRDTSRPAAARLAAALTPEAAQALTGHPLRELVTASRPLPLVVERRRALFGSWYELFPRSEGARTEPAVPAKPVAKGRAAKARPAAAQPPRIVSGTFRTAAERLPAVAAMGFDVVYLPPVHPIGTTHRKGPNNSLSPAAHDVGVPWAIGSAEGGHDAVHPDLGTLDDFDHFVEAARNLRMEIALDFALQCSPDHPWVTEHPEWFHHRADGSIAYAENPPKKYQDIYPIAFDKDLRGLVAETVRILRFWMDHGVRIFRVDNPHTKPMIFWEKVIADINRTDPDVIFLAEAFTRPAMMHALATIGFQQSYTYFTWRNSRQEITDYVTELSGETASCMRPNFFVNTPDILPGYLQDGGRPAFEARAVLAATLSPTWGVYAGYELCENTPLRGGSEEYLDSEKYEIRPRDWEAAEREGRSLAPLITTLNRIRRRHPALQQLRDVHFHSSDNDALIVYSKRSGSNIVLMVVNLDPHHTQEATVSLDMPRLGLDRHESVPVRDELTGTSYHWGRTFYVRLEPGVTPAHIAVLRPSPPTGGSPTP; encoded by the coding sequence ATGATCGGTCGCATTCCCGTCCTCGACGTCCGCCCCCTCGTCGATTGCGGAAGAAGGCCCGCCAAGGCGGTTTCCGGTGAGACCTTCCAGGTCACCGCGACCGTCTTCCGCGAAGGCCATGACGCGGTCGCGGCCAACGTCGTCCTGCTCGACCCGAGCGGGCGGCCCGGCCCCTGGACACCGATGCGCGAGCTCGCTCCGGGCACCGACCGCTGGGGCGCCGATGTGACCCCGGACGCCGAGGGCCGCTGGACGTACACGGTCGAGGCCTGGAGCGATCCGGTGGCCACCTGGCGGCACACCGCCCGGATCAAGATCCCGGCGGGGATCGACACCGTGCTCGTCCTGGCGGAGGGCGCCGAGCTGTACGAGCGGGCCGCCGGGGGCGTGCCCAAGCGGGACGGCCGCGAGGCGGTGCTCCGCGCGGTCGACGCCCTGCGCGACACGTCACGCCCGGCCGCCGCCCGGCTGGCCGCCGCGCTCACCCCCGAGGCGGCACAGGCGCTGACCGGCCACCCCCTGCGTGAGCTGGTCACCGCCTCGCGGCCGCTCCCGCTCGTCGTCGAGCGCCGGCGTGCCCTGTTCGGCTCCTGGTACGAGCTGTTCCCCCGTTCCGAGGGGGCCAGGACCGAACCGGCCGTACCGGCGAAGCCGGTGGCGAAGGGCCGCGCGGCCAAGGCGCGACCCGCCGCGGCGCAGCCTCCCCGGATCGTCAGCGGCACCTTCCGCACGGCGGCCGAGCGGCTGCCGGCGGTTGCCGCGATGGGGTTCGACGTGGTCTACCTCCCCCCGGTCCACCCCATCGGGACGACCCATCGCAAGGGCCCGAACAACTCCCTCTCCCCCGCCGCGCACGATGTGGGGGTGCCCTGGGCGATCGGCTCGGCCGAGGGCGGGCACGACGCCGTCCATCCCGATCTCGGCACCCTCGACGACTTCGACCATTTCGTCGAGGCCGCCCGGAACCTGCGCATGGAGATCGCGCTGGATTTCGCCCTCCAGTGCTCCCCCGATCACCCGTGGGTCACGGAACACCCCGAGTGGTTCCATCACCGCGCGGACGGCAGTATCGCCTACGCGGAGAATCCGCCCAAGAAATACCAGGACATCTATCCGATCGCGTTCGACAAGGATCTGCGCGGGCTCGTCGCGGAGACCGTGCGCATCCTGCGGTTCTGGATGGATCACGGAGTACGGATCTTCCGCGTCGACAATCCGCACACCAAGCCGATGATCTTCTGGGAGAAGGTCATCGCCGACATCAACCGCACCGATCCCGATGTGATCTTCCTGGCCGAGGCATTCACCCGTCCCGCGATGATGCACGCACTCGCCACCATCGGATTCCAGCAGTCGTACACCTACTTCACCTGGCGCAACAGCCGCCAGGAAATCACCGATTACGTGACCGAGCTGTCCGGTGAGACGGCCTCCTGCATGAGGCCCAATTTCTTCGTGAACACCCCCGACATCCTCCCCGGATATCTCCAGGACGGCGGCAGGCCCGCCTTCGAGGCACGGGCGGTGCTCGCGGCGACGCTCTCCCCCACCTGGGGGGTGTACGCGGGGTACGAGCTCTGCGAGAACACCCCGCTCCGCGGCGGCAGTGAGGAGTACCTCGACTCGGAGAAGTACGAGATCCGGCCCAGGGACTGGGAAGCCGCCGAGCGTGAGGGCCGGTCGCTGGCCCCGCTCATCACCACGCTCAACCGGATCAGGCGCCGCCACCCGGCGCTGCAGCAGCTGCGTGACGTGCACTTCCACTCGTCCGACAACGACGCACTGATCGTCTACAGCAAGCGCTCCGGTTCGAACATCGTTCTGATGGTCGTCAACCTCGACCCGCACCACACCCAGGAGGCGACCGTCTCGTTGGACATGCCGCGACTCGGCCTCGACAGGCACGAGAGCGTGCCGGTGCGCGACGAGCTCACCGGCACTTCCTATCACTGGGGCAGGACCTTCTACGTGCGTCTGGAACCGGGCGTGACGCCCGCGCACATCGCCGTCCTGCGACCGTCCCCGCCGACCGGAGGGTCACCCACACCATGA
- the treS gene encoding maltose alpha-D-glucosyltransferase, which yields MIVNEPVHDTFEDTPAKDRDPDWFKRAVFYEVLVRSFQDSNGDGIGDLKGITSKLDYLQWLGVDCLWLPPFFKSPLRDGGYDVSDYTAVLPEFGDLADFVEFVDAAHQRGMRVIIDFVMNHTSDQHDWFQQSRTDPEGPYGDYYVWADDDKQFQDARIIFVDTETSNWTFDPVRKQYYWHRFFSHQPDLNYENPAVQEEIISALRFWLDLGIDGFRVDAVPYLYQREGTNCENLPETHGFLKRVRKEIDANYPDTVLLAEANQWPEDVVDYFGDYQAGGDECHMAFHFPVMPRIFMAVRRESRYPVSEILAKTPAIPSGCQWGIFLRNHDELTLEMVTDEERDYMYAEYAKDPRMRANIGIRRRLASLLDNDRNQIELFTALLLSLPGSPILYYGDEIGMGDNIWLGDRDAVRTPMQWTPDRNAGFSSSDPGRLFLPTIMDPVYGYQVTNVEAAMASPSSLLHWTRRMIEIRKQNPAFGLGAYTELPSSNPAVLAFTREHGDDLVLCVHNFSRFAQPTELDLRSFNGRHPVELIGGVRFPAIGQWPYLLTLAGHGFYWFRLRKDAPAS from the coding sequence ATGATCGTCAATGAGCCCGTCCACGACACGTTCGAGGACACCCCGGCCAAGGACCGCGATCCCGACTGGTTCAAGCGTGCCGTCTTCTACGAGGTCCTCGTCCGTTCCTTCCAGGACTCCAACGGTGACGGCATCGGAGATCTGAAGGGGATCACCTCCAAACTGGACTACCTCCAGTGGCTTGGCGTCGACTGCCTCTGGCTGCCGCCGTTCTTCAAGTCGCCGCTGCGCGACGGTGGTTACGACGTCTCCGACTACACCGCCGTGCTTCCGGAGTTCGGCGACCTCGCCGACTTCGTCGAGTTCGTCGACGCCGCGCACCAGCGCGGGATGCGCGTGATCATCGACTTCGTCATGAATCACACCAGCGACCAGCACGACTGGTTCCAGCAGTCCCGCACCGACCCCGAGGGTCCGTACGGCGACTACTACGTCTGGGCCGACGACGACAAGCAGTTCCAGGACGCCCGGATCATCTTCGTCGACACCGAGACGTCCAACTGGACCTTCGACCCGGTGCGCAAGCAGTACTACTGGCACCGGTTCTTCTCGCACCAGCCCGACCTCAACTACGAGAACCCGGCGGTGCAGGAGGAGATCATCTCCGCCCTGCGCTTCTGGCTGGACCTCGGCATCGACGGCTTCCGGGTCGACGCCGTGCCGTACCTCTACCAGCGCGAGGGCACCAACTGCGAGAACCTCCCGGAGACCCACGGCTTCCTCAAGCGGGTCCGCAAGGAGATCGACGCCAACTACCCGGACACCGTGCTGCTCGCCGAGGCCAACCAGTGGCCCGAGGACGTCGTCGACTACTTCGGCGACTACCAGGCCGGCGGCGACGAGTGCCACATGGCGTTCCACTTCCCCGTCATGCCGCGGATCTTCATGGCCGTACGACGGGAGAGCCGCTACCCGGTCTCCGAAATCCTGGCCAAGACACCGGCGATCCCGTCCGGCTGCCAGTGGGGCATCTTCCTGCGCAACCATGACGAGCTGACGCTCGAAATGGTCACGGACGAAGAGCGCGACTACATGTACGCGGAGTACGCCAAGGATCCGCGGATGCGGGCCAACATCGGTATCAGGCGGCGCCTGGCATCCCTGCTGGACAACGACCGCAACCAGATCGAGCTGTTCACCGCCCTGCTGCTGTCCCTGCCCGGATCACCGATCCTCTACTACGGGGACGAGATCGGGATGGGCGACAACATCTGGCTGGGCGACCGGGACGCCGTCCGCACCCCGATGCAGTGGACGCCCGACCGGAACGCGGGATTCTCCTCCAGCGATCCGGGACGGCTCTTCCTCCCCACGATCATGGACCCGGTCTACGGCTACCAGGTCACCAACGTCGAGGCGGCGATGGCCTCCCCGTCGTCGCTGCTGCACTGGACGCGCCGGATGATCGAGATCCGCAAGCAGAACCCGGCGTTCGGCCTCGGCGCGTACACCGAACTGCCCTCCTCCAACCCCGCGGTGCTCGCCTTCACCCGTGAGCATGGGGACGACCTCGTGCTGTGCGTGCACAACTTCTCGCGGTTCGCGCAGCCGACGGAGCTCGATCTGCGGTCCTTCAACGGGCGTCATCCGGTGGAGCTGATCGGCGGGGTGCGCTTCCCCGCCATCGGTCAGTGGCCCTACCTGCTGACTCTCGCGGGACACGGCTTCTACTGGTTCCGCCTCCGCAAGGACGCACCCGCGAGCTGA
- a CDS encoding maltokinase N-terminal cap-like domain-containing protein: protein MSEAASAQVTLANSTALLPSLGPLLHEWLPRQRWFAGKGRPITAFSLVSATEILPVEKAGIAAAGPGLLHLLVRVHQPTMPAQPPIDCYQLLLGVRSTLPTRLAPALIGHVTDGPLAGLTVYDGLHDPRLAALLLERLRTPGGLGALRFGRGAAPVSAGLAPRVLDTEQSNSSLVYGNAYILKIFRRVFPGTNPDLELPLALSREGCGRVPAPVAWFESTEPEHLTLGVLQPFLRGAQDGWQLALRALATGLDFGPEARALGQATAEVHTALAAALPTPALRRGETDEQAAGMVRRLEAAAHAVPELVPYVPGLRAAFDAVTALGHQGRSWAAQRVHGDLHLGQTLRGADGFWSLIDFEGEPARPLPERRSPQPPVRDIAGMLRSFDYAARSHRPWNADWAARCRSAYCDGYAEAAGLDPRAEPELLRAHETDKAVYEVLYEARHRPDWLPVPMAAIHRLAAATD from the coding sequence ATGTCGGAGGCTGCATCCGCTCAGGTCACCCTGGCGAACAGCACAGCCCTGCTCCCGTCTCTCGGACCGCTGCTCCATGAATGGCTGCCCCGGCAGCGGTGGTTCGCGGGCAAGGGACGGCCGATCACGGCCTTCTCGCTCGTGTCGGCGACCGAGATACTGCCGGTGGAGAAGGCCGGCATCGCCGCTGCCGGCCCCGGGCTGCTGCATCTGCTGGTCCGGGTCCATCAGCCCACCATGCCCGCCCAGCCGCCCATCGACTGCTACCAGTTACTGCTCGGCGTACGGTCCACCCTGCCGACCCGGCTGGCGCCCGCCCTCATCGGGCATGTGACGGACGGCCCGCTGGCCGGGCTGACCGTCTACGACGGGCTGCACGATCCGCGCCTGGCCGCCCTGCTGCTGGAGCGGCTGCGCACCCCCGGCGGACTCGGCGCCCTCCGGTTCGGCCGGGGCGCTGCCCCGGTCTCCGCCGGCCTCGCGCCCCGGGTGCTGGACACCGAGCAGTCCAACTCCTCGCTCGTCTACGGCAACGCCTACATCCTCAAGATCTTCCGCCGGGTGTTCCCGGGCACCAACCCCGATCTGGAGCTGCCCCTCGCGCTCTCCCGCGAGGGGTGCGGGCGCGTCCCGGCCCCCGTCGCCTGGTTCGAGTCCACCGAACCGGAGCACCTCACGCTCGGCGTGCTGCAGCCGTTCCTGCGCGGTGCGCAGGACGGCTGGCAGCTCGCCCTGCGCGCACTCGCGACGGGTCTCGACTTCGGACCCGAGGCCCGCGCGCTGGGACAGGCCACCGCCGAGGTGCACACCGCGCTCGCCGCGGCGCTGCCCACCCCCGCGCTGCGCCGCGGCGAGACCGACGAGCAGGCCGCCGGCATGGTGCGGCGGCTGGAGGCGGCCGCCCACGCGGTGCCGGAGCTGGTGCCCTACGTCCCCGGGCTGCGCGCCGCGTTCGACGCCGTGACGGCGCTGGGCCACCAAGGGCGGAGCTGGGCGGCCCAGCGGGTGCACGGCGATCTCCACCTCGGCCAGACCCTGCGCGGGGCCGACGGCTTCTGGTCGCTGATCGACTTCGAGGGCGAGCCGGCCCGCCCGCTCCCGGAGCGCCGCAGCCCGCAGCCACCGGTGCGCGACATCGCCGGGATGCTCCGCTCCTTCGACTACGCGGCCCGCTCGCACCGGCCCTGGAACGCCGACTGGGCGGCGCGCTGCCGGTCCGCCTACTGCGACGGCTACGCGGAGGCCGCGGGCCTCGACCCCCGCGCCGAACCGGAGCTGCTGCGGGCCCACGAGACCGACAAGGCGGTGTACGAGGTGCTGTACGAGGCACGGCACCGGCCCGACTGGCTTCCGGTCCCGATGGCCGCCATCCACCGCCTGGCCGCCGCCACCGACTGA
- the glgB gene encoding 1,4-alpha-glucan branching enzyme produces the protein MTARKPSRKAPDPAPTTSEAALSAAPAEHPDATAAGPAAGTLAPVEASAPPPDPVTANAPAKRANRAAAPPHPRRAGGGQGVRPARTLDDGDRARLLAGEHHAPHDLLGAHQIRGGVTFRVLRPFARSVTVLAKGLRAELHEDGDGFFSGLLPMPSVPEYQLLVSYQDNEIEVQDPYRFLPALGDLDLHLIGEGRHEELWTALGAQPMEHQGVTGTRFTVWAPNARGVRVAGDFNYWDGTGFPMRSLGSTGVWELFLPAIGEGALYKFDICRPDGSHTLRADPMARQAEVPPANASVVTAAHHVWRDQEWMARRGDVPVHEAPLSVYEVHLPSWRPGLTYRQLSEQLPAYVRDLGFTHVELMPVSEHPFGGSWGYQVTGFYAPTSRMGTPDDFRFLVDALHRAGIGVIVDWVPAHFPRDEWALAEFDGRPLYEHSDPQRAAHPDWGTLEFDFGRTEVRNFLVSNATYWCEEFHIDGLRVDAVASMLYLDYSREEGEWSPNEHGGRENLDAVAFLQEMNATVYRRSPGVVTIAEESTAWDGVTRATHHVGPGGFGGLGFGLKWNMGWMHDSLEYVSKEPVHRKYHHNEMTFSMVYAYSENYVLPISHDEVVHGKRSLVSKMPGDWWQQRANHRAYLGFMWSHPGKQLLFMGQEFAQGAEWSEGHGPDWWLLDPSYAAESDHRGVRTLVSDLNTVYGATGALWQLDTVPEGFAWVAGDAAEDNVFAFLRFDADGSPLLSVCNFSPVVRHDYRIGVPDGPEAWTEVLNTDAGRYGGSDVRNDEPLKPEAVPFHGRATSVALTLPPLATVWFKPA, from the coding sequence GTGACCGCCCGCAAGCCGTCCCGCAAAGCGCCCGATCCCGCTCCGACCACCTCCGAAGCCGCTCTCTCCGCGGCACCCGCCGAACATCCGGACGCCACCGCCGCAGGCCCGGCCGCCGGGACCCTCGCACCGGTGGAAGCGAGCGCCCCGCCCCCCGATCCGGTCACCGCGAACGCGCCCGCCAAGCGGGCGAACCGGGCGGCGGCCCCGCCGCATCCCCGCCGCGCCGGCGGCGGTCAGGGGGTCCGCCCGGCCCGCACCCTGGACGACGGGGACCGGGCCCGGCTCCTGGCGGGTGAGCACCACGCCCCGCACGACCTGCTCGGCGCGCACCAGATCCGCGGCGGGGTGACGTTCCGGGTGCTGCGGCCCTTCGCGCGGTCCGTAACCGTGCTGGCCAAGGGGCTCCGGGCCGAACTGCACGAGGACGGCGACGGCTTCTTCTCCGGGCTCCTGCCGATGCCGTCGGTCCCCGAGTACCAGCTCCTGGTCTCCTACCAGGACAACGAGATCGAGGTCCAGGACCCGTACCGCTTCCTGCCCGCGCTCGGCGATCTCGATCTGCATCTGATCGGCGAGGGCCGGCACGAGGAGCTGTGGACCGCGCTGGGGGCCCAGCCGATGGAGCACCAGGGCGTCACCGGGACCCGGTTCACCGTCTGGGCCCCCAACGCCCGGGGGGTTCGCGTCGCGGGTGACTTCAACTACTGGGACGGCACCGGCTTCCCGATGCGTTCGCTCGGCTCCACCGGGGTGTGGGAGCTGTTCCTGCCCGCGATCGGGGAGGGGGCGCTCTACAAGTTCGACATCTGCCGCCCGGACGGCTCGCACACACTGCGCGCCGACCCGATGGCCCGCCAGGCCGAGGTCCCGCCCGCCAACGCCTCGGTCGTGACGGCCGCGCACCACGTCTGGCGGGACCAGGAGTGGATGGCCCGTCGCGGGGACGTCCCGGTGCACGAGGCGCCGCTGTCCGTCTACGAGGTGCACCTGCCGTCCTGGCGCCCCGGTCTCACCTATCGCCAGCTCTCCGAGCAACTCCCCGCGTACGTACGTGATCTGGGGTTCACGCATGTGGAGCTGATGCCGGTCTCCGAGCACCCCTTCGGCGGCTCCTGGGGCTATCAGGTCACCGGTTTCTACGCCCCGACCTCCCGGATGGGCACACCGGACGACTTCCGCTTCCTGGTCGACGCGCTGCACCGGGCCGGGATCGGCGTCATCGTCGACTGGGTGCCCGCGCACTTCCCGCGCGACGAGTGGGCGCTCGCCGAGTTCGACGGCCGGCCGCTGTACGAGCACTCGGACCCGCAGCGGGCCGCACACCCGGACTGGGGCACCCTCGAATTCGACTTCGGCCGTACCGAGGTGCGCAACTTCCTCGTCTCCAACGCCACTTACTGGTGCGAGGAGTTCCATATCGACGGGCTGCGGGTCGACGCCGTCGCCTCGATGCTCTACCTCGACTACTCGCGCGAGGAGGGCGAGTGGTCTCCGAACGAGCACGGCGGCCGGGAGAACCTGGACGCCGTCGCCTTCCTCCAGGAGATGAACGCCACGGTCTACCGGCGCAGTCCCGGCGTCGTCACCATCGCGGAGGAGTCCACCGCCTGGGACGGTGTCACCCGCGCCACGCACCACGTCGGTCCCGGTGGTTTCGGCGGGCTCGGGTTCGGGCTGAAGTGGAACATGGGCTGGATGCACGACTCGCTGGAGTACGTGTCCAAGGAGCCGGTGCACCGCAAGTACCACCACAACGAGATGACGTTCTCGATGGTGTACGCGTACAGCGAGAACTACGTGCTGCCGATCTCGCACGACGAGGTCGTGCACGGCAAGCGGTCGCTGGTCAGCAAGATGCCCGGCGACTGGTGGCAGCAGCGCGCCAACCACCGCGCCTACCTCGGCTTCATGTGGTCCCACCCGGGCAAGCAACTCCTCTTCATGGGCCAGGAGTTCGCCCAGGGGGCGGAGTGGTCGGAGGGCCACGGCCCGGACTGGTGGCTGCTCGATCCGTCGTACGCGGCGGAGAGCGACCACCGGGGCGTCCGGACCCTGGTCAGCGATCTGAACACGGTGTACGGGGCGACCGGGGCGCTCTGGCAGCTCGACACCGTTCCGGAGGGGTTCGCCTGGGTGGCGGGGGACGCCGCCGAGGACAACGTCTTCGCCTTCCTGCGCTTCGACGCGGACGGCTCACCGCTGCTGTCCGTCTGCAACTTCTCGCCGGTGGTCCGCCACGACTACCGGATCGGGGTGCCGGACGGCCCGGAGGCGTGGACGGAGGTCCTGAACACGGACGCGGGGCGGTACGGCGGCAGCGACGTACGCAACGACGAACCGCTGAAGCCGGAGGCCGTACCGTTCCACGGCAGGGCGACGAGCGTGGCACTGACGCTGCCGCCGCTGGCGACGGTGTGGTTCAAGCCGGCGTGA
- the trxA gene encoding thioredoxin, which produces MIQVQGVAEVTDESFDGEVLGAGLPVLVEFTADWCGPCRQLAPVLGAIAAEESERIKIVQIDVDRNPGITSRYAVLSMPTLMVFRSGEPVKSMVGARPKRRLLQELEDVFEAV; this is translated from the coding sequence ATGATCCAGGTGCAGGGCGTTGCCGAGGTCACCGACGAGAGCTTCGACGGGGAGGTGCTGGGGGCCGGACTCCCCGTCCTCGTCGAATTCACCGCCGACTGGTGCGGACCGTGCCGCCAGCTCGCCCCCGTGCTGGGAGCGATCGCGGCCGAGGAGAGCGAGCGCATCAAGATCGTCCAGATCGATGTCGACCGGAACCCCGGGATCACCTCCCGGTACGCGGTGCTGTCGATGCCGACCCTGATGGTGTTCCGGTCGGGTGAGCCGGTGAAGTCGATGGTCGGCGCCCGGCCGAAGCGCCGGCTGCTCCAGGAGCTGGAGGACGTGTTCGAGGCGGTGTGA
- a CDS encoding MerR family transcriptional regulator: MRIGELAERAGTTTRTLRYYESRGLLPTRRAENGYRTYDEGDLRLIQQIRTLQDFGFDLEETRPFVECLRAGHPAGDACPASLAVYRRKLGELDSLIEQLRTVRTEVGAQLARAELEASSDLPGGPEPRCELGG; the protein is encoded by the coding sequence ATGCGAATCGGGGAGCTGGCCGAGCGGGCCGGAACGACGACGCGGACTCTGCGCTACTACGAGTCGCGCGGGCTGCTGCCCACGCGGCGGGCGGAGAACGGCTACCGCACCTACGACGAGGGCGATCTGCGGCTGATCCAGCAGATCCGGACCCTGCAGGACTTCGGGTTCGACCTGGAGGAGACCCGGCCCTTCGTCGAGTGTCTGCGGGCCGGCCATCCGGCCGGTGACGCCTGCCCCGCCTCCCTCGCCGTCTACCGGCGCAAGCTCGGCGAGCTCGACTCGCTCATCGAGCAGCTGCGGACGGTCCGTACGGAGGTGGGCGCCCAGCTGGCCCGCGCCGAACTGGAGGCGTCGTCCGACCTGCCCGGCGGCCCCGAACCACGATGCGAACTGGGAGGATGA
- a CDS encoding cation:dicarboxylate symporter family transporter, whose translation MGVAAAKRDRTKYLYLAVIVAVGLGILVGLVAPDAAVELKPVGTGFVNLIKMMISPIIFCTIVLGVGSVRKAAKVGAVGGLALGYFLVMSTVALAIGLVVGNLLEPGSSLHITEAVRAAGEKQVSGPSESTADFLLGIIPTTMVSAFTEGEVLQTLLIALLAGFALQALGSAGEPVLRGIGHLQRLVFRILAMIMWLAPVGAFGAMAAVVGETGVDALKSLAVIMIGFYITCALFVFLILGTLLRLVAGVNIFSLLKYLGREFLLILSTSSSESALPRLIAKMEHMGVSKPVVGITVPTGYSFNLDGTAIYLTMSSLFIANATGDPLSIGEQISLLAFMVIASKGAAGVTGAGLATLAGGLQSHRPDLVDGVGLIVGIDRFMSEARALTNFAGNAVATVLVGTWTKEIDKERVDQVLAGALPWDESMLGVDDVHGGGPDVPEPREGEREVSMTKA comes from the coding sequence GTGGGAGTGGCCGCCGCCAAGCGGGACCGTACGAAGTATCTGTATCTCGCCGTGATCGTGGCGGTGGGACTGGGGATCCTGGTGGGCCTCGTGGCCCCGGATGCCGCCGTCGAGCTCAAGCCGGTCGGAACCGGCTTCGTCAATCTCATCAAGATGATGATCTCGCCGATCATCTTCTGCACGATCGTGCTGGGGGTCGGCTCGGTCCGCAAGGCAGCCAAGGTCGGCGCGGTCGGCGGTCTGGCCCTCGGCTACTTCCTGGTGATGTCGACCGTCGCTCTGGCAATCGGTCTGGTCGTCGGCAACCTCCTGGAGCCCGGCTCCAGCCTCCACATCACCGAGGCGGTCCGGGCCGCGGGTGAGAAGCAGGTCTCGGGGCCCAGTGAGTCCACCGCGGACTTCCTGCTCGGCATCATCCCCACCACCATGGTGTCGGCCTTCACCGAGGGCGAGGTCCTGCAGACCCTGCTCATCGCCCTGCTCGCGGGCTTCGCGCTGCAGGCCCTGGGCTCGGCCGGCGAGCCGGTCCTGCGCGGCATCGGCCACCTCCAGCGCCTGGTCTTCCGCATCCTCGCCATGATCATGTGGCTGGCCCCGGTCGGCGCGTTCGGCGCGATGGCGGCCGTGGTCGGCGAGACCGGCGTGGACGCGCTGAAGTCCCTCGCGGTCATCATGATCGGCTTCTACATCACCTGCGCGCTCTTCGTGTTCCTGATCCTGGGCACGCTCCTGCGCCTGGTGGCCGGGGTGAACATCTTCTCCCTGCTGAAGTACCTGGGCCGGGAGTTCCTGCTCATCCTCTCCACCTCCTCGTCCGAGTCGGCCCTGCCCCGGCTGATCGCGAAGATGGAGCACATGGGTGTCAGCAAGCCGGTCGTGGGCATCACCGTGCCGACCGGATACTCCTTCAACCTCGACGGCACCGCGATCTATCTGACGATGTCCTCGCTCTTCATCGCCAATGCGACGGGTGACCCGCTGAGCATCGGCGAGCAGATCTCGCTGCTTGCCTTCATGGTCATCGCCTCGAAGGGTGCGGCGGGCGTCACCGGCGCCGGTCTCGCCACTCTCGCGGGCGGCCTCCAGTCGCACCGCCCCGATCTGGTCGACGGCGTCGGCCTGATCGTCGGCATCGACCGGTTCATGAGCGAGGCCCGCGCCCTGACGAACTTCGCCGGCAACGCGGTCGCCACGGTCCTGGTCGGCACCTGGACCAAGGAGATCGACAAGGAACGTGTGGACCAGGTCCTGGCCGGCGCGCTCCCCTGGGACGAGTCGATGCTCGGCGTGGACGACGTGCACGGCGGCGGGCCGGACGTCCCCGAGCCGCGCGAGGGCGAGCGCGAGGTCTCGATGACGAAGGCCTGA